Proteins from one Cervus canadensis isolate Bull #8, Minnesota chromosome 25, ASM1932006v1, whole genome shotgun sequence genomic window:
- the LOC122427586 gene encoding uncharacterized protein LOC122427586 isoform X2 encodes MATYPPRRLLGARPLPSDPRRDPRRSDFPPGGGGRPRNLRCLRARFEGPAARHHHFLRSCGVLVPCPGMGRTPSSVQVQRPNHWTVKEFPAVNFLVQSTFGTVSY; translated from the exons ATGGCGACGTATCCACCGCGGAGGCTGCTGGGAGCAAGACCTTTACCCTCTGACCCCCGCCGTGACCCCCGCCGTTCCGACTTCCCTCCAGGCGGCGGCGGAAG ACCCCGAAACCTCCGGTGCTTGCGCGCGCGCTTCGAGGGACCAGCAGCACGTCACCATCACTTTTTGAGAA gttgtggggtcttagttccctgcccagggatgggACGCACACCCTCGTCAGTGCAAGTGCAgcgccctaaccactggaccgtcaagGAATTCCCAGCAGTCAATTTTTTGGTACAGTCAACTTTTGGTACAGTGTCTTATTGA
- the LOC122427586 gene encoding uncharacterized protein LOC122427586 isoform X1, which produces MATYPPRRLLGARPLPSDPRRDPRRSDFPPGGGGRPRNLRCLRARFEGPAARHHHFLRRKPAALSWDIQTACGEACVPRNKLSQPTRNQSLWTTVPHKLSEKKDYFHV; this is translated from the exons ATGGCGACGTATCCACCGCGGAGGCTGCTGGGAGCAAGACCTTTACCCTCTGACCCCCGCCGTGACCCCCGCCGTTCCGACTTCCCTCCAGGCGGCGGCGGAAG ACCCCGAAACCTCCGGTGCTTGCGCGCGCGCTTCGAGGGACCAGCAGCACGTCACCATCACTTTTTGAGAA ggaagcccgctgCCTTGTCATGGGACATTCAGACAGCCTGtggagaagcctgtgtgcctagaaaTAAATTATCCCAGCCGACAAGGAACCAAAGCCTGTGGACAACT gttccacataaattaagtgaaaaaaaagactatttccaCGTGTGA
- the LOC122427586 gene encoding uncharacterized protein LOC122427586 isoform X3 translates to MATYPPRRLLGARPLPSDPRRDPRRSDFPPGGGGRPRNLRCLRARFEGPAARHHHFLRRKPAALSWDIQTACGEACVPRNKLSQPTRNQSLWTTVVGS, encoded by the exons ATGGCGACGTATCCACCGCGGAGGCTGCTGGGAGCAAGACCTTTACCCTCTGACCCCCGCCGTGACCCCCGCCGTTCCGACTTCCCTCCAGGCGGCGGCGGAAG ACCCCGAAACCTCCGGTGCTTGCGCGCGCGCTTCGAGGGACCAGCAGCACGTCACCATCACTTTTTGAGAA ggaagcccgctgCCTTGTCATGGGACATTCAGACAGCCTGtggagaagcctgtgtgcctagaaaTAAATTATCCCAGCCGACAAGGAACCAAAGCCTGTGGACAACT gttgtggggtcttag
- the LOC122427586 gene encoding uncharacterized protein LOC122427586 isoform X4: MATYPPRRLLGARPLPSDPRRDPRRSDFPPGGGGRPRNLRCLRARFEGPAARHHHFLRRKFKKEQILGPSLPFPSLFPPQFLPASSAFSSTM; this comes from the exons ATGGCGACGTATCCACCGCGGAGGCTGCTGGGAGCAAGACCTTTACCCTCTGACCCCCGCCGTGACCCCCGCCGTTCCGACTTCCCTCCAGGCGGCGGCGGAAG ACCCCGAAACCTCCGGTGCTTGCGCGCGCGCTTCGAGGGACCAGCAGCACGTCACCATCACTTTTTGAGAA gaAAATTCAAGAAGGAGCAAATCTTAGgtccttccctcccttttccctcccttttccctccacagttccttcctgcctcttcagcTTTCTCTTCAACTATGTAA